A section of the Styela clava chromosome 9, kaStyClav1.hap1.2, whole genome shotgun sequence genome encodes:
- the LOC144427327 gene encoding uncharacterized protein LOC144427327 — protein MDYKTSFYLSIILGFSLIMKGRCTHTYAYIFYGKYPDGEFDHNVFGAYKPCSDQMDYCHILPIRGNITYSPLRSAAKSIYYPDEWPNTIALQYSGYPWILLDVNKKQIEVGDMTYTFEDYSPMWYIDSYYHFSNVKMSHIDAQRYCEGLDGYLVVPKHGPLNQWINGKVSGSMWSGIKYINETWMYHVGQGKGIWFNEAEFIKSNVLAPGGDGSCMLISMGSMKWSSESCSKKLSVVCRIHEHLRYGHTMMVVYEKYRNYTEASKVCTDAYEFLVRPDSAKKLKWLSSIIKFYQHSGLFLIDALYNMETEVYESTQGDVILEEMWAPGQPNTSLHCVVMNVNGKLLSFDCDDGYNAQFICEYKHIKDNFVAVVDNKRYYWHNDTTFQSVASTKCESDEGGSLAEASQLWQIMTLVSTYATDYATNKTFWLMLAGGYNIQNGMVVANDNRPNDMCPTFRTLHIPTFEWKNCNTIHHYLCRKEYKEVIPDEDQSLCPPGFMRAEESTCLRAYHETVEWHVAKTVCEADTEQRGSLVKFQHNHPQSIPVLYFMKSQANTADEQFWVGMCGSESRGTYLFWTSKNATSDDITTPYYAIKGECLAVSPLNADINKYNTLWRLYNFGFVCQQEAIMISEYNTLNLTEESHLYEMKAFFGDVEFCPESYMSFGDHCLKFPNPTKVTFEEAQNWCYDSSHPSSIAVDDSEIKHSVMSKLAHALNFTVAETYNFISIYVHKYNYSLHIYK, from the exons tCAATTATTTTGGGGTTTTCTCTGATCATGAAAGGGCGATGCACCCATACCTACG CCTACATATTTTATGGAAAATATCCAGATGGAGAATTTGATCACAATGTTTTTGGAGCATATAAACCATGCAGTGATCAAATGGATTATTGCCATATATTACCTATTCGAGGAAACATCACGTATTCACCTTTACGATCTGCGGCGAAGTCGATATATTATCCTGATGAATGGCCCAACACCATAGCTTTG CAATATTCAGGCTATCCTTGGATACTTCTTGATGTCAACAAAAAACAGATTGAAGTTGGCGATATGACCTACACTTTTGAAG attaCAGCCCAATGTGGTACATTGATTCATATTATCATTTCTCCAATGTCAAAATGAGCCACATAGATGCGCAAAGATATTGTGAGGGTCTGGACGGATATCTCGTTGTCCCGAAACACGGTCCTTTGAATCAGTGGATCAATGGCAAAGTTTCGGGATCAATGTGGTCAG GTATCAAATATATTAATGAAACATGGATGTATCACGTCGGACAAGGCAAAGGTATTTGGTTCAATGAGGCAGAATTCATCAAAAGCAATGTACTTGCTCCCGGGGGAGATGGAAGTTGCATGCTAATTTCAATGGGAAGTATGAAATGGTCAAGCGAAAGTTGCAGCAAAAAATTGTCTGTAGTCTGCAGAATAC ACGAACATCTGAGATACGGACACACAATGATGGTAGTTTATGAGAAATACCGAAATTACACAGAAGCTTCAAAAGTTTGCACTGATGCCTATGAGTTTCTCGTGAGACCGGACTCCGCCAAAAAACTGAAATGGCTATCGAGCATAATCAAATTTTATCAGCATTCTGGACTATTCTTGATAG ATGCCCTATACAATATGGAAACAGAAGTTTATGAATCCACTCAAGGAGATGTTATTCTTGAAGAAATGTGGGCACCAGGACAACCAAACACTTCACTTCACTGTGTTGTTATGAATGTAAATGGAAAGTTATTATCATTCGACTGTGATGATGGTTATAATGCACAATTCATTTGTGAATACAAGCATATAA aAGATAATTTTGTCGCCGTCGTTGACAACAAGCGATATTACTGGCATAATGATACTACATTTCAATCTGTTGCTAGTACCAAGTGCGAAAGTGATGAAGGAGGAAGTCTTGCTGAGGCATCACAATTGTGGCAAATCATGACGTTGGTATCAACATATGCAACAGATTATGCCACAAATAAG ACGTTTTGGTTGATGTTAGCCGGCggatataatattcaaaacggCATGGTTGTTGCAAATGATAACCGACCAAATGACATGTGCCCTACGTTTCGAACGCTTCATATCCCAACATTTGAATGGAAAAATTGTAATACAATACATCATTATTTGTGCAGGAAAG AATACAAAGAAGTAATTCCCGATGAAGACCAGAGTCTTTGTCCTCCTGGTTTTATGAGAGCAGAGGAAAGCACATGTTTGCGGGCATATCACGAAACAGTGGAATGGCATGTAGCGAAGACAGTATGTGAAGCAGATACCGAGCAACGTGGATCCTTAGTAAAATTTCAACACAATCATCCTCAATCTATCCCCGTGTTATATTTCATGAAATCACAAGCAAATACGGCTGATGAACAATTTTGGGTTGGCATGTGTG GGTCAGAAAGCAGAGGGACATACCTATTTTGGACATCAAAAAACGCGACATCCGACGATATAACGacaccatactatgcaattaaAGGAGAGTGCCTTGCCGTGAGTCCGCTGAATGCAGATATCAATAAATACAACACGTTGTGGAGGTTGTATAATTTCGGTTTCGTGTGCCAGCAGGAAGCTATTATG aTATCGGAATACAATACATTGAACTTAACGGAAGAATCTCATTTATATGAAATGAAAGCATTTTTTGGAGATGTTGAGTTCTGTCCAGAGTCATACATGAGTTTTGGAGATCATTGCCTGAAATTTCCAAATCCTACTAAAGTCACATTCGAAGAAGCTCAAAATTGGTGTTACGACAGCAGTCATCCTTCGTCTATTGCTGTTGACGATTCGGAAATCAAGCATTCAGTCATGTCCAAGCTGGCACATGCATTGAACTTCACTGTTGCTGAAACGTATAACTTTATTTCTATATATGTACATAAATACAATTACTCATTACACATATACAAATGA